ATAATTTGTTTTGATAAATTGATTAAACTGCTGGCCACCATCAATGGCTGGGTCTGCTGATTGTAAACCTGGAACTAAAAACACCGATGGGATACCTTGTTTAACAAAGCTGTAATGGTCTGAGCGAGTAAATAAAGCCATATGAGGCCATGGGTCAGGGCTTAAGGTTAAACCTATTTTTTCAGCCGCTTGAGAGACCGAGACTTTTAAATCACTATGATCTGCCCCAAAGGCAATCACATCAGCAAATTCATAGGTCAAAATTGGCATATCTAGATTCACATTAGCTACGATAGAACTAGCGGGCACAGTAGGATTTTGTGCAAAATAATCAGAGCCTAATAAACCTTTTTCTTCTGCCGTCACTGCCACAAATATGATTGAACGTTTGGGTCTTTGCGCTAACAAACTAAACATTCTTGCTGTTTCTAACAACACAGCAGTGCCAGTTGCATTATCCATAGCTCCATTATTAATCTTATCTTTCTTAACGGTTTTAGCTAAACCAATATGGTCAGAGTGAGCAGAATAAAGCACGTACTCATTTTTCAATTCTGCATCTGAACCCTCTAAAATAGCTGCAACGTTAGGGCTAGAAATTTGTTTATGAGTACTCGTTGATTCAAGCATCACACTGGTATGCAAATCAAAGCCTTTAGGAGACTCATCTTTTTCTAACATAGCGTAGATTTGTTGTAAGTTTAATTCAGTATCAGCGAATAATATTTCTGCCGCTTCTTTACTGAAATAGGCTGTATTTTTTAATTCAGGAAAAATTTTGGCAGGTGTTCCGTCTGTGTTTAACCAACGAACCGCAGGCACATGTAAAAAATTTAAAATACTTTGATAAGGCCTAACAGTTTCGTAAGTAGGAGTACTAATACTGATATAGCCCACTGCACCATGCTCCTTTGCATGACGTTTTTTCTCAAAGGTAGAACCAAAGTGGGCCCCTTCTTCACTTGGAAATGATTTGGGTTTACCCGACAAAACTACAACTACCTTGCCCTTTACATCTAAACCTTGATAGTCATCATGTTGCAGTTCAGGCGCTACAATACCGTAACCCACAAAGACTATTTCTCCTTGCGTAATAGCATTTAGCTCTGCAGGATTGGCTGAAGTAATAAATTGCTTAGGATAAGTTAAGGCTATTTTTTCCGTTTTTTTAGTTAATACTAGCTTGACTGAGCTTTGTTCAAGATATGCCTGTCTAAAATCTACTCTTTGCATATAAGTGTCATTGTCACCAGCTGGTTTTAAACCATATTTTTCAAATTCGGCAGCTATATACAAAGATGCTATTTCATGGCCTCTTTCACCTGTATCTCGTCCTTCTAATAAATCATCTGATAAAAACCTGACGTGGGATTTGAGCCGTGAAGCCTCAGCAGAAATGCCATTTGAGTCACTGGTTGTTACTGTTTTTTCACCCTGACATGCAGTTAAAAACAAGCCCAAAATCATTATTTCATATAGTCGCAAAACAAGGTTCTCCTCTCAGATAGTGTTTTGGCACATTATTCGAGATGCAGCTAGAGTGCAAGCTTGACAGAATGTTTTACTCAACTAACTTGTTAAGAATACTTATTCTAACTTAAGTTTTTTCATGTCTCGAAAACCTCAATACAATTTGGATATCATTCTTAGCCAAGCAGTTGATGTATTTTTAGAACATGGTTATCACGGCGCAATCATGGAAGAAATTATTGCTCGCACTGAATTTAATCGACGAGGTTTTTATTTAGAATTTGGCAGTAAACAAACCTTTCTTTATATGGTGCTAAAACACTATCAAAGCATTAAATTAAGTAAAATAATGCAACATTTAGAATCCAATCAAGGTTTAGGCTCCATAGAAAACTTTTTCAACGCCTATGTTGAACATGTCACAGGAAAAGGCTGCCTATTAATTAATTGTATTACCGAATTAGGCTTTGATGATGAAAAAATACGTGCCATAGGTCGTCACTATTTAGACCGATTACAAATCGATTTTATTGGCTGTTTAGAAAAAGCTCTTATTCTGGGACAAGTGCATAATCATATTAATATTGAATCCACAGCTTTACAGCTAACAAGTTATGTACAAGGTTTTGCAGTCAATGCTCTGTTAGCTGGCGACACGGATGAATTACAACTCGCCACTCAAGCACTGTTAGGTCCATTAACAGTAAAAAACTAACGAGATAGACCAATAGCACCTCTTGCTATTAAATAAACAGCCTCCATTATGGCTACACAGAAAACTTCAGCCACTATTGAGTTTATACAGTTGCAACTGCACTCAATAAACTGTCCTCAATCTAAACGAGTATGATATGTCTAACCAAAAACATCTATTTCGAATTCAATTTATCAGCAACGGCGAACGTTATGAGTTATACGTACGAGAAGTATGCCAGGGCAGTATGTTTGGATTTGTCGAAATTGGCGACTTTGTTTGGGACACACATACCAGCTTAGTACTTGACCCTAGTCACGAAAAATTAAAAACCGAATTTGCTGATGTCACTCGCACATATGTACCTATGCACAATGTATTACGTATTGACGAGGTTAAAAAACAAGGCACTTCTAAAATTACTGAGTTATCAGACAAAGTAACGGCTTTTCCAAAGCCAGTCTATACACCTAAATAACCTGAATACTGGATAAGCCGAACCTCTCGATAACGCTCTTTTTGTACCTAGCGGCGTTGGGCTGCCTAGCCGCGTTGGAGGAGAGTCTAGCAATAACACGTTATTACGTACGACAATCCGCCTTGCTATACATGAAAAATTTCGTCACCGAGTAAGCATTCATGCGCGGTGAATTGGGTGAATGGTATTAAGTTATTGAATTGTAGTGATAAATTAAGATTGGACGATACTTCTTATCCAGAACTCAGGTTAAATAGATCACACGCACAACTAGTTGCAGAGCTTATCCGGCTCTGCAATGAGTCAATAACAAATCAAATTCATTTTGTGGTATAGGCATGATAGACAGTCTATGTCCTTTTTTAACTAAGCCTATTTGGCTAATTTCAGGCAATTGTTTAATCGCTTTTAAACTTAATATTTGCGGAAACTTTTCTTTAAATTTAACATCAACCATATACCAGCGCGGCTTTTCTGGCTCTGATTTTATATCGTAATACTTAGACTCAGGATCAAACTGAGAATGATCAGGGTATTGCTCTTTCACCACTTCTGCTAAACCAGCAATGCCCACATGTTTACAACTCGAGTGATAAATAAACACTTGGTCACCTAACTGCACCTGATCACGAAGAAAATTTCGTGCTTGGTAATTGCGGATCCCGTCCCAATGTTCGGTTTGTAAAGGTCTAGCCGCTAAATCATCAATGCTAAAAGCATCAGGCTCTGTTTTGAATAACCAATATTGCATACCTTTCCTCTATGCCGATTTTCAGCGAAAAACAATAGCTTTTAATTATCCCTCTTTCAAGCTTAGCCGGTTTATATCAATGGCCATATCAGCGAATATGGCCAATCGATTAAAGCACTTTTAATTAGGTCATTTTAGTCAGCTTGTTAAATAGCAGCGGTTCACTGAGCATCGCCAGTATTTCTTGTTTATTCATCCAGCTTAAGGCCTCCTGCGGATTAGATGCATCATTGATTTTATGTTCTGCAATGATGCTGTTTACCTTCGGATTACCCGGTGTAGGCAATGGAGCCTCAGCGACCAAATTAAAATGACTGCTACGATATCTATCAGTTTCAAGCAAAGACCGAATCGACACGGTCTGCAAATGCTCTCGGAGTTGGGCAGCGAACCTATCTCTTTGGCTAATAATACTAAACGCATAGACTTCTTCTGGAATATTTAAAATACCTAAAAATTTCAGCCATTTAGCTACACTTTTACTACCACTGATAGCTGATAAGGGAATAGATAAAACTAAACCTATTAAAGTAGGAGATAACCATATCAGTAAAGTGGGTGAGTATTGATACAGAAGCAGTGACATGCCCACACCGATCAAAGTATGCCAATAGTGTTGCCTAACTAGCTGCAACCAAGGCGTGCCATTATGTTGCCTTTGTTGTGTTGCCCAACCAGAATCTCGGCCTCTAAAAATATCAAAAATATGCTGACTATGGATCAGCATAAAAATCGGTGCATATAAGATTGAAAAAAACATTTCAACTAAAGTGCCTAAGGTCATTCTAATAATGCCTAACGGCTGCCTTAAAGATGGGTGAAAGAAAGCTTTTATCAAACCTAACACTTTAGGTACCAACAAGATCCCCATAGTAAATATAAATAATGCGATCATTCGTTCAGAATCAAATACTGGCCATTGGGGAAACAGTGAAGGCTGATCTGAAAAATATTCAATATTGACATAATGAATTTGAATGGCCATAACGATTCCAATCAAGATCAACGCAAACCAAATTGGCGATGCCATATATCCCATAACACCGGTCAACATATGAAATCTGTTGGGCCAGCGTAAACCTTTGGCTTTCAAAACAGCAAGATGCTGAATATTTCCTTGAGCCCAGCGTCTATCACGAGTGGCCACATCAGATAAACTAGGTGGACTTTCCTCCCATGACCCCTTTAGAGCAGGTAACAT
The sequence above is a segment of the Paraglaciecola sp. L3A3 genome. Coding sequences within it:
- the mdoH gene encoding glucans biosynthesis glucosyltransferase MdoH — encoded protein: MDQIKIDSQGAPIESPLHMPAQDFSSKPKVKHAKQGWTQLFARLITFGGATALTAYATHQMILIVTQDNATVLQWVMVGLFLLTFVWIALAASASVAGFIFAGRAGDSSSVDISSKKTVLLMPVYNEEPSETCAALYSMGKELAANNLSEQFEIFIISDSNDPDVWVQETAAVSKLKEALSGEIKVWYRRRHNNKAKKAGNVHDFVSRWGGRYDYMILLDADSLLSAATLKTLAQEMASDEQAGIIQTLPTLYRGDTLFARLQQFAGTVYGPIVARGITAWQGNDGNYWGHNAIIRVSAFAESAGLPAIGGVKPFKGDILSHDFVEAALMRRAGWSVRMLPALKGSWEESPPSLSDVATRDRRWAQGNIQHLAVLKAKGLRWPNRFHMLTGVMGYMASPIWFALILIGIVMAIQIHYVNIEYFSDQPSLFPQWPVFDSERMIALFIFTMGILLVPKVLGLIKAFFHPSLRQPLGIIRMTLGTLVEMFFSILYAPIFMLIHSQHIFDIFRGRDSGWATQQRQHNGTPWLQLVRQHYWHTLIGVGMSLLLYQYSPTLLIWLSPTLIGLVLSIPLSAISGSKSVAKWLKFLGILNIPEEVYAFSIISQRDRFAAQLREHLQTVSIRSLLETDRYRSSHFNLVAEAPLPTPGNPKVNSIIAEHKINDASNPQEALSWMNKQEILAMLSEPLLFNKLTKMT
- a CDS encoding TetR/AcrR family transcriptional regulator, with the protein product MSRKPQYNLDIILSQAVDVFLEHGYHGAIMEEIIARTEFNRRGFYLEFGSKQTFLYMVLKHYQSIKLSKIMQHLESNQGLGSIENFFNAYVEHVTGKGCLLINCITELGFDDEKIRAIGRHYLDRLQIDFIGCLEKALILGQVHNHINIESTALQLTSYVQGFAVNALLAGDTDELQLATQALLGPLTVKN
- a CDS encoding DUF1820 family protein; translation: MSNQKHLFRIQFISNGERYELYVREVCQGSMFGFVEIGDFVWDTHTSLVLDPSHEKLKTEFADVTRTYVPMHNVLRIDEVKKQGTSKITELSDKVTAFPKPVYTPK
- a CDS encoding M28 family metallopeptidase; the protein is MILGLFLTACQGEKTVTTSDSNGISAEASRLKSHVRFLSDDLLEGRDTGERGHEIASLYIAAEFEKYGLKPAGDNDTYMQRVDFRQAYLEQSSVKLVLTKKTEKIALTYPKQFITSANPAELNAITQGEIVFVGYGIVAPELQHDDYQGLDVKGKVVVVLSGKPKSFPSEEGAHFGSTFEKKRHAKEHGAVGYISISTPTYETVRPYQSILNFLHVPAVRWLNTDGTPAKIFPELKNTAYFSKEAAEILFADTELNLQQIYAMLEKDESPKGFDLHTSVMLESTSTHKQISSPNVAAILEGSDAELKNEYVLYSAHSDHIGLAKTVKKDKINNGAMDNATGTAVLLETARMFSLLAQRPKRSIIFVAVTAEEKGLLGSDYFAQNPTVPASSIVANVNLDMPILTYEFADVIAFGADHSDLKVSVSQAAEKIGLTLSPDPWPHMALFTRSDHYSFVKQGIPSVFLVPGLQSADPAIDGGQQFNQFIKTNYHNTGDDFSQDFNWQAATKFAEVNYHIGLTLAEQTKRSSWNKGDFFGERFSK
- a CDS encoding EVE domain-containing protein; the encoded protein is MQYWLFKTEPDAFSIDDLAARPLQTEHWDGIRNYQARNFLRDQVQLGDQVFIYHSSCKHVGIAGLAEVVKEQYPDHSQFDPESKYYDIKSEPEKPRWYMVDVKFKEKFPQILSLKAIKQLPEISQIGLVKKGHRLSIMPIPQNEFDLLLTHCRAG